In Sphingobacterium sp. R2, the genomic stretch CTAAGAGCTTACGCATGACTTTTGCAGTATTATCTGTCTTTTTATCCTCAAAAGGCGCACGCGCCTCAAACATATAAGCCCTATTTTTAAAGACTTCGCGATAATCGCCTAATCTGGGGTCGTCCCCTACAAAAACAAGTTCCGGCGAAGCTGAAGGAATACTCAATGCTTTATTAAATGGCGGTACAGTCAATGCTCCAAATGGGTGATGTATCGAAATCTGATCTTGTACAATATCTTTTGCAAATGTCTTTCGGAGGCTTTCTGGCAGACTGCGTTCAGGATATTTTTGGATAGACCTGAGCACCCACTCTCTACCCATAGAATCTACCAGTCGAAGTGACTGGGTCTGCATACCACCACCCAACTTAACAATATGAAGCCCGCCCCGCTCTGTGCCGAGATCCATCACACGCATCCTAACAGGAGTATTATATAATTTACGGTAACTATCTCCAAGCCAAAATCGATGCAATAAGCCCACACGGTCATATTCAGGTGCGATCACGGTGGTCATACTGTCTATACGCTGCGCTTGTGAACTAAAAATACAGCAGCAGGCAATTAATGTAAAGATTCTTCTCATTTTATCTATGTCGGGTCTCCGAGAAATCAACAGTCGATATAGACAGAATGTTGGTGGCCTCGATGTCTAATTGTGATAAAGTTCACCTTTTAAAGCAAAGAATCAAAAAATTTCAGTTCCTTTTTTAGAAAATGCAGCTATTTCAAAGAGACTTATCGCGGTTAGTTCGAAAGATTTCTGCATCTAGCATCCAAACGGTGGCGACAGTGTGCGTATACCAATTGGATAGCAACGCTTTCAAATGAACATCTCCTCAGGAGATGTAGTTCTGTTTGTCTAAAAACTCCTAAAATGAGGATGTTGAGCGTACGTGTCGATGTATTTTTATTTAATGACTTTTAGATGTCAATAAATAAAATTAAAAGTATCATTTTTGCCTAACACTGTTAAATTATTTACGCATTAGCATGGGTAGCAAAGAACGCATACAACGGCTCAAAGATGAGAATAGAACTAATATTCTAGATGCTGCGCTCCAAATCGTCAAAGAAGAAGGATGGCAGGCCTTGAGTATGCGCAAAATTGCAGATATCATTGAGTATACTGCCCCCATGATATATGAGTACTTCGCCAATAAAGATGCTATTTTAATGGAGCTCGCCAGCCAAGGCTATCTCTTACTAGCTAATAAAGTTAAAAAAGCTAAATCAACTGAAACCGATCTCGAGAAGCAATTAGAAGCAATGTGGTTTAGCTATTGGGATTTTGCGTTTGAAGAACGCGAATTGTACCAATTGATGTTTGGAGTAGGAACTGCCTGTTGTGGTTTTGAAAAAACATATAAATGTGCAGAGTCTCACGGAAAACTTATTAGCGATGTCATCCGAGAAATCATGAAAGAGAAAAATCCATCCGAAGAATTGATCTGTAGAAAGTATTTCACCTATTGGTCGATCATACATGGACTGGTCTCGATCAATCTGGTGAATCAGGGAAATGGTGACACAACCAATCAAGAGGTCTTAAAAGATGCTATTTATGGCATCACGCGCTCGCTAACTGACTAAATTTTTTTATAGGAAAAAATACAACGTTAAGAAATCTAACACCGTTAAATACACCAAAACTTCAATTTTTAATATCACATGAAAACAAATTTATCACCAAGTCTTAAAAAGATTTACGTCTCAACACTTAACAGTGTTAAACGAATTAATATCGTAAAGACTGCATATGTGTTGAGTGCAATCTTTCTATACAGTTGCTCAACCGGAACTAGTAAACCCATTGATCCACCACCAGTTAACCTCCCAGTCGTTACCATCGAGAACGGTAACGAGACAGTTTACCAGGAGTATCCAGCGACTATTGAAGCTTCCGCCAATATTGAGATCAGACCTCAGATAGAGGGAATTTTGGAAAATATCTATGTCGATGAAGGAGCCAAAGTAACGAAAGGTCAAGCACTTTTCAAGATCAACGACCGCCCCTATCAGGAACAGTTAAACCAAGCGAAGGCAAATTTACTGGCAGCAAAAGCTAGTCTGGAAAATGCGGAGTTAGAAGTCGAAAAGAAAACAAAGCTGGTGAATACCAAAGTACTGACCGACTTCCAGCTAAAAACAGCTATTAGCGCACGTAATGCCGCTAAAGCAAACGTACAGTTGGCACTATCGGCCGTTGAAACTGCAAAAATCAATGTCGGATATACGCTAATACGGGCTTCTGCCGAAGGATACATCGGTAGATTACAGCGCAAGCAAGGGAGTTTGGTTGGTCCTACAGACCCCCAACCACTTACCGCATTGTCAAATGTAAGAGATCTTCATGTTTATTTCTCACTGGGAGAAAATGACTTTATCGCATTCAAAAACAATACAGAAGGTAGTAATTTACAACAAAAGCTTCACAACCTCCCTCCGATCAGCTTAGTTCTTTCGGATCAGACAATCTATGATCAAAAAGGAAAAATAGATATGGTGGATGGCCAGTTTGATAAAAATACTGGTGCGATTACACTTCGTGCAACGTTCAACAATCCGGAGGGAGTTTTACGCAACGGAAATACGGGGCGTGTAAGACTACAGAAGAAGTATGAACAAGCATTATTGGTACCACAACTTGCTACCCTTGAAATGCAGGATAAAATCTTCGTTTATACCGTTGGTAAAGCAAATAAAGTTGTTCAACAACCTATTACTGTCATTGGAAAAAGTGGTGCAAATTACCTTGTAAGTAAAGGATTGAATGCGGGAGATCGAATTGTCTACAAAGGCATTGACTTGCTTCAGGATGGGCAGAAAATTACACCACAAGCCTTATCAAGAGATAGCATCAATTCATTATAATATTAGAAAATCACATGCTTAAGAAATTTATAGAAAGACCTGTACTTGCTACCGTTATCTCCATATTACTTGTCATATTGGGGGTGATTGGTATCCTAAAACTGCCTTTGCAGCAGTTTCCCGATATTGCACCGCCCGCGGTGCAAGTAACGGCATTATATCCCGGGGCAAATGCCGAAACGGTGCTCCGTGCCGTAGCTCCCTCACTTGAAGAGTCAATTAATGGTGTTGAAAATATGAGCTACATGAGCTCTACCGCCAGCAACGACGGTTCGTTAATGATTACGGTATATTTTAAACTTGGTACAGACCCTGACCAAGCTGCTGTAAACGTCCAAAATCGTGTGGCTCAGGCAACCAGCCAATTGCCTGCTGAAGTTGTACAAGCCGGGATCACCACCGCAAAGCAGCAAAACAGCTTGATCATGGTATTGGACCTTTACACGGAAGATCAGAGTAAATACGATCAGACTTTTATTACCAATTATGCGCAGATCAATATTATTCCTGAACTGAAACGGATACCCGGCGTAGGACAAGCATTGGCATTTGGTGGTAGTAAAGACTACTCCATGCGCGTATGGCTCAATCCAAATCAAATGGCGACCTATAAATTAACACCTGAGGAAGTAATGGCCGCCATCCAAGATAAAAACGTCGAAGCTGCTCCGGGTAAATTCGGAGAGAGCAGCCGTGAAGCTTTTGAATTTGTAATCAAATATAAAGGTAAACTCAACCAGCCAAGTGACTACGAAAATATTATTATCCGCTCCAACACAGACGGTTCTGTACTAAAACTTAAAGACGTCGCTCGTGTCGAACTGGGATCTTATACCTATGCGAGTCATACGCGCATCAACGGCAAAGCAGGATTGAATATTGGGGTCATGCAGCTTGCAGGTTCGAATGCAAATGAAATTCAGATTGCCATTCAAAAATTCATGGAGAAAGCCTCTTTAAGCTTTCCGAAAGGTGTCAAATATCTCGTTCTATACAATACAAAAGATGCACTTGATCAATCCATTGACCAAGTAAAACATACGCTCGTTGAAGCATTTATATTGGTATTTTTAGTTGTCTTTCTATTCCTTCAGGATTTTAGATCGACATTAATACCAGCGATTGCGGTTCCGGTAGCCATCGTGGGAACATTTTTCTTCATGCAGCTCTTCGGCTTTTCAATCAACCTACTGACTTTGTTTGCTCTGGTGCTAGCCATTGGTATTGTCGTCGATGACGCGATTGTGGTCGTGGAGGCTGTTCATGCCAAGATGGAGCATGAGAACCTCCCACCTAAATTGGCAACGACATCTGCCATGAGTGAAATTACAGGCGCCATCATCTCGATTACATTGGTGATGTCTGCCGTATTCCTTCCGATCGGCTTTATGGAAGGCTCTACCGGAGTGTTTTATAGACAATTTGCTTTCACCCTGGCGATTGCAATCGTTATTTCAGCAATCAATGCCTTGACACTAAGCCCTGCGTTATGTGCGCTCTTCTTAAAACCAACGAATCATGATGGTCATTCTGACGCTAAAAGCCTTAATTTCAAGGAACGTTTCTTTGCTGGATTCAATGTTGGATTTGATCGGTTGACGAAGAATTATTTAGGTAGTTTACGCTTTTTGATCCGTTATAAGTGGGTTGCATTTGCAGGATTGGGAATTACCCTACTTTTGACTGTATTTATGATCCGTAAAACACCTACTGGATTTATCCCATCAGAAGACCAAGGATTCATTGCTGTATCCTTATCTATGCCAGCAGGTGCTTCTTTGGATCGTACATCTGGAGCATTAGCCGAAGCAGAGAAGCAACTTCAACATGCTGATTTTACCAAAACTTTAAATGTACTTGCTGGTTTCAATATTTTGACACAATCTACAAGTCCATCAGCAGGTGTTGCATTTATCCTCCTTAAACCACATGAAGAACGTGGTAAGATAAAAGACATCAATGCTATTATGGCTGATGTCAATCAGCGCTTGGCAAATATCAAAGGCGCAAATTTCTTTGTCTTTACCTTCCCTACTGTACCAGGATTCAGTAATGTGGATGGTTTGGATATGGTACTGCAGGACCGGACCGGTGGACAACTTGGAAAATTCAGTGGCATAGGCCAAAAGTTTATTGGCGAATTGATGAAACGTCCAGAAATTATGATGGCTTTCACAACCTTTAGAGCGGATTATCCACAATATGAACTCCAGGTAGATGATATCAAAGCAGAACAACTTGGCGTAAGTACAAAAAGCATCTTACAGACTATGCAAGCCTATTTTGGTAGTGCCCAAGCCTCAGATTTTAATCGTTTTGGAAAGTATTATCGTGTGATGGTCCAAGCTGATGCCAAGGATAGAAGTGAACCAACTTCAATGGACGGAATTTTTGTAAAGAACAGATTGGGAGACATGGTTCCCATCAATACATTGGTCAAATTAGAGCGTGTATATGGACCGGAAACAGCATCTCGTTACAACTTATTCAATTCGATTGGAATAAATGCGATACCAAAACCAGGATATAGTTCTGGAGATGCTAT encodes the following:
- a CDS encoding efflux RND transporter periplasmic adaptor subunit, which produces MKTNLSPSLKKIYVSTLNSVKRINIVKTAYVLSAIFLYSCSTGTSKPIDPPPVNLPVVTIENGNETVYQEYPATIEASANIEIRPQIEGILENIYVDEGAKVTKGQALFKINDRPYQEQLNQAKANLLAAKASLENAELEVEKKTKLVNTKVLTDFQLKTAISARNAAKANVQLALSAVETAKINVGYTLIRASAEGYIGRLQRKQGSLVGPTDPQPLTALSNVRDLHVYFSLGENDFIAFKNNTEGSNLQQKLHNLPPISLVLSDQTIYDQKGKIDMVDGQFDKNTGAITLRATFNNPEGVLRNGNTGRVRLQKKYEQALLVPQLATLEMQDKIFVYTVGKANKVVQQPITVIGKSGANYLVSKGLNAGDRIVYKGIDLLQDGQKITPQALSRDSINSL
- a CDS encoding efflux RND transporter permease subunit — encoded protein: MLKKFIERPVLATVISILLVILGVIGILKLPLQQFPDIAPPAVQVTALYPGANAETVLRAVAPSLEESINGVENMSYMSSTASNDGSLMITVYFKLGTDPDQAAVNVQNRVAQATSQLPAEVVQAGITTAKQQNSLIMVLDLYTEDQSKYDQTFITNYAQINIIPELKRIPGVGQALAFGGSKDYSMRVWLNPNQMATYKLTPEEVMAAIQDKNVEAAPGKFGESSREAFEFVIKYKGKLNQPSDYENIIIRSNTDGSVLKLKDVARVELGSYTYASHTRINGKAGLNIGVMQLAGSNANEIQIAIQKFMEKASLSFPKGVKYLVLYNTKDALDQSIDQVKHTLVEAFILVFLVVFLFLQDFRSTLIPAIAVPVAIVGTFFFMQLFGFSINLLTLFALVLAIGIVVDDAIVVVEAVHAKMEHENLPPKLATTSAMSEITGAIISITLVMSAVFLPIGFMEGSTGVFYRQFAFTLAIAIVISAINALTLSPALCALFLKPTNHDGHSDAKSLNFKERFFAGFNVGFDRLTKNYLGSLRFLIRYKWVAFAGLGITLLLTVFMIRKTPTGFIPSEDQGFIAVSLSMPAGASLDRTSGALAEAEKQLQHADFTKTLNVLAGFNILTQSTSPSAGVAFILLKPHEERGKIKDINAIMADVNQRLANIKGANFFVFTFPTVPGFSNVDGLDMVLQDRTGGQLGKFSGIGQKFIGELMKRPEIMMAFTTFRADYPQYELQVDDIKAEQLGVSTKSILQTMQAYFGSAQASDFNRFGKYYRVMVQADAKDRSEPTSMDGIFVKNRLGDMVPINTLVKLERVYGPETASRYNLFNSIGINAIPKPGYSSGDAIRAVEEVAKQQLPTGFTYEFSGMTKEEIVSGGQSTLIFILCLIFVYFLLAAQYESYIIPLAVILSIPTGIFGVFAAISFTDIANNIYVQVALVMLIGLLAKNAILIVEFAIQGRKQGLSIPSAALKASRLRLRPIIMTSLAFIVGMIPMMTAVGPSAQGNHSISIAAAGGMFTGVVLGLFIIPILFIFFQFIQEKIGGAPRQKQHESDVVSLEIPVHTNN
- a CDS encoding TetR/AcrR family transcriptional regulator → MGSKERIQRLKDENRTNILDAALQIVKEEGWQALSMRKIADIIEYTAPMIYEYFANKDAILMELASQGYLLLANKVKKAKSTETDLEKQLEAMWFSYWDFAFEERELYQLMFGVGTACCGFEKTYKCAESHGKLISDVIREIMKEKNPSEELICRKYFTYWSIIHGLVSINLVNQGNGDTTNQEVLKDAIYGITRSLTD